One Camarhynchus parvulus chromosome 26, STF_HiC, whole genome shotgun sequence genomic window carries:
- the GPR37L1 gene encoding G-protein coupled receptor 37-like 1, producing MASPAPPPPPLLLLLLLLLLLAPGAAGMRGWAGPGSAGRGQDAAGAPGPAGRERQRRGAEEDSRAVQQYGPGVRVEFPRPLSSGSLQPTRALLPSSTDPGVPTERDGAEPRANLSTVSDRRLQMHNPLYPVTEGSYSAYAVVFLSLVVFTVGIVANLAVMCIVWHNYYMKSAWNSILASLAFWDFLILFFCLPVVIFNEITKKRLLGDVSCRIVPFMEVSSLGVTTFSLCALGIDRFHAATSPQASTRPIEQCQSIIAKLAVIWVGSMTLSVPEILLWQLARDTSPVSGVVTEFCTMKPSSNLPESIYSLVLTYQNARMWWYFGCYFCLPVLFTVSCQLVTRRVRGPDKKSESRGAKQGQAEGHLNCTIIALTVIYGLCTTPENVCNIVVAYMSPDVSKQTLDLLNLINQFFLFFKCSVTPVLLLCLCRPLGQAFMDCCCCCCEGCGPDSSSSESSADSKLKTEMSSSIFFDKPRETPPPLLALGTPC from the exons ATGGCATCGCCAGCACCGCCACCGCcaccgctgctgctgctgctgctgctgctgctgctgctggccccgggggccgcggggatgcggggctgggctggcccgggcagcgccgggcgcGGGCAGGATGCGGCCGGAGCCCCGGGACCGGCGGGCAgggagcggcagcggcggggcgcGGAGGAGGACTCGCGGGCGGTGCAGCAGTACGGGCCGGGGGTGCGGGTGGAGTTCCCGCGGCCGCTCAGCTCCGGCAGCCTCCAGCCCACCCgggccctgctcccctccagcacCGACCCGGGGGTCCCCACGGAGCGGGACGGGGCCGAGCCCCGAGCCAACCTCAGCACCGTGTCCGACCGGCGGCTGCAGATGCACAACCCGCTGTACCCGGTCACCGAGGGCTCCTACAGCGCCTACGCCGTCGTGTTCCTGTCCCTCGTCGTGTTCACCGTGGGCATCGTGGCCAACCTGGCCGTGATGTGCATCGTGTGGCACAATTACTACATGAAGAGTGCCTGGAACTCCATCCTGGCCAGCCTGGCTTTCTGGGActtcctcatcctcttcttcTGCCTGCCCGTGGTCATCTTCAACGAGATCACCAAGAAGAGGCTGCTGGGGGACGTGTCCTGTCGCATTGTGCCCTTCATGGAG GTCTCGTCCCTGGGAGTCACCACCTTcagcctgtgtgccctgggcaTCGACAGGTTCCACGCAGCCACCAGCCCCCAGGCCAGCACGCGGCCCATCGAGCAGTGCCAGTCCATCATCGCCAAGCTGGCCGTCATCTGGGTGGGCTCCATGACGCTCTCGGTGCCCGAgatcctgctctggcagctggcACGGGACACGTCGCCCGTGTCCGGCGTGGTCACCGAGTTCTGCACCATGAAACCCTCGTCCAACCTGCCTGAGTCCATCTACTCTCTGGTGCTCACCTACCAGAACGCCCGGATGTGGTGGTACTTTGGCTGCTACTTCTGCCTGCCCGTGCTCTTCACCGTCAGCTGCCAGCTGGTGACGCGGCGCGTGCGCGGCCCCGACAAGAAGAGCGAGAGCCGGGGCGCCAAGCAGGGCCAGGCCGAGGGCCACCTCAACTGCACCATCATCGCCCTGACCGTCATCTACGGGCTCTGCACCACCCCCGAGAACGTCTGCAACATCGTGGTGGCCTACATGTCCCCCGACGTGTCCAAGCAGACCTTGGATCTGCTCAACCTCATCAACCAGTTCTTCCTGTTCTTTAAGTGCTCCGTGACacctgtcctgctcctgtgtCTCTGCCGTCCCCTGGGCCAGGCCTTCAtggactgctgctgctgctgctgcgagGGCTGCGGCCCCGACAGCTCCTCCAGTGAGAGCAGCGCCGACAGCAAGCTCAAAACCGAGATGTCCTCCTCCATCTTCTTCGACAAGCCCCGGGAGACCCCCCCGCCCCTCCTGGCCCTTGGCACGCCATGCTAA